The following are encoded together in the Pseudodesulfovibrio indicus genome:
- a CDS encoding putative quinol monooxygenase, with product MAPTYVSASIMAKEGSEASLERELLKVVPLVRGEEGCLRYDLHRSEYGAAFLFYTGICVRTMC from the coding sequence ATGGCACCGACGTACGTATCGGCCTCGATCATGGCCAAGGAAGGGAGCGAAGCATCCCTTGAACGCGAACTGCTCAAGGTCGTCCCCCTGGTCCGGGGCGAGGAGGGGTGTCTGCGCTACGACCTGCACCGCTCGGAATACGGGGCCGCCTTCCTCTTCTATACTGGCATATGTGTAAGAACTATGTGTTGA
- a CDS encoding SAVED domain-containing protein — protein sequence MKLFQTIWNGITWLFTMWLKYRSMDPGLRAANGVFLAGTFGAGGAGFCLKADLEFPVLSSVTASWGAQAPLWMSISLMAVGIVCFILRIKHCEKSWSTALVYVRGLSRMAEAPPRDDLPSKYTLGRVIPFSYPIIDRATPEERLDELKQIERDLKHRISSEEQSPKHVLFAGLADVPLLYAAGCLLGTRKGLEVMDYDRNALKWSTLDECDSGKRIEIAKPKELKKDLAIVIPFTIPIHDEQIPEHLRDCIARVEPQWDIKTDAVLCERQLTEITAAINDYIRDVRGKIERVHLFLATGASSAFKLGMYYQENAYPETFVYQYDSKTNQYVWAVRVDKGRQEIVQG from the coding sequence ATGAAACTTTTTCAGACGATATGGAACGGGATCACGTGGCTATTCACCATGTGGCTGAAATACAGATCTATGGACCCGGGTCTTAGGGCTGCCAACGGGGTGTTTTTGGCCGGGACGTTTGGGGCAGGGGGGGCTGGGTTTTGTCTCAAGGCCGACCTGGAGTTTCCTGTCTTGTCTTCGGTCACCGCATCGTGGGGCGCACAGGCCCCGCTTTGGATGTCTATCAGCCTAATGGCTGTCGGTATTGTCTGTTTCATCTTGCGCATCAAACATTGCGAGAAGAGCTGGTCGACCGCCCTAGTGTATGTTCGCGGCCTATCCAGGATGGCTGAGGCTCCTCCCAGAGATGACCTACCATCCAAGTATACCTTGGGTCGTGTAATCCCCTTTTCCTACCCGATCATTGACCGGGCAACTCCAGAGGAGAGACTCGACGAATTGAAACAAATTGAGCGGGACCTGAAACATCGGATATCCTCCGAGGAGCAAAGCCCCAAGCACGTGCTTTTCGCCGGTTTGGCAGATGTCCCCCTGCTGTATGCCGCAGGATGCCTCCTGGGGACGCGCAAAGGCCTTGAGGTTATGGATTATGACCGCAATGCACTTAAATGGAGCACTCTTGATGAGTGCGACAGCGGCAAGCGGATTGAGATAGCCAAGCCCAAGGAACTTAAAAAAGACTTGGCTATCGTTATCCCTTTCACCATTCCCATACATGATGAGCAGATCCCAGAGCACCTGCGTGACTGCATTGCCCGGGTCGAGCCTCAGTGGGACATCAAGACCGATGCAGTCCTTTGCGAGCGGCAACTCACGGAGATTACGGCTGCAATCAATGATTACATCCGTGACGTCCGCGGAAAGATCGAGCGGGTTCATCTCTTCCTCGCCACCGGCGCTTCGAGCGCTTTCAAACTGGGGATGTATTATCAGGAAAATGCCTATCCCGAGACGTTCGTTTACCAGTACGACTCTAAGACTAACCAGTACGTATGGGCTGTCAGAGTAGATAAGGGGCGGCAAGAAATAGTTCAGGGGTAA
- a CDS encoding Mov34/MPN/PAD-1 family protein produces the protein MNFALSSGKLILMEEAVEQMLGYRQLDLKDKEAGGLLIGRFPLQGNHRVVESVTVPYFMDRRRRSFFFRSCFHNLKLHRAWKISSSTLTLLGAWHTHPEPVPTPSSTDLKDWNSLLRKGKYEGSSLVFLIVGTERTNAWIGFKNGVCKQLTEL, from the coding sequence ATGAATTTTGCGCTGTCAAGCGGCAAGCTGATTCTCATGGAGGAAGCTGTCGAACAGATGCTTGGGTATCGCCAGCTTGACCTCAAGGACAAGGAAGCCGGTGGCTTGCTCATCGGACGCTTTCCTCTTCAGGGAAACCATCGCGTAGTCGAATCGGTGACCGTCCCGTATTTCATGGACCGCCGTCGCAGATCGTTTTTCTTCCGGTCCTGTTTCCACAACCTGAAACTCCATAGGGCATGGAAGATATCTAGCAGCACCCTGACGCTTCTTGGGGCATGGCATACACACCCTGAGCCGGTGCCCACCCCGTCTTCGACTGACCTGAAGGACTGGAACAGTCTTCTTCGAAAAGGGAAATACGAGGGCTCAAGTCTCGTTTTCCTCATCGTTGGGACAGAAAGGACCAACGCCTGGATCGGATTCAAAAACGGCGTGTGCAAACAACTCACGGAGTTATAA
- a CDS encoding SET domain-containing protein-lysine N-methyltransferase, with amino-acid sequence MDCNDDFVKFKQLDISDDTSFHQFLESISKDKIFFLNLTAGLDTYKIRQTINEFDSIYIDTACSSIKYKDEYRYSELMPYTYQQVNEHGNTFLMCCGLNPGIIEIMIRFVIFEHFKDSEKIDITIFERDTISTANQFEGNAPVSWSVDTLVDEVVLSPTLEIHNNDLIEASSAPTQIGYISWFGEIIPARLVGHEDIWNLHDLKNIKVRNCVYAYSFSDDVMNILSDKMECAKNHLYLPDSQQELFGNDTIVVKISDADRGVSKVYGWSIDHNETWRKYHINSVQFQVSASVRFFCDLIRESLIEPNNGCNATQLPIQNSLWGKLRQKMHDLSIFWEEIPKDSICLESERVLKSDTGIDVTIKDSDISGIGAYAKQNIQKGAIITSIDGELYSTKEFLDSYDETSDRFVQVGVNEYLGPMKGSKAQQSIDEFLNHSCDPNCAFISYEDGFAFQAIKYIELGEELTWDYSTTINYEDKPVQCMCGSSNCRSQIRAFWELPEKVKVFYLERSYVPNYILELSNYKLTKNPPHDLYINLHTTTSCNLRCKYCYEKRGINRTPTYSKSELKNYLDKVNCTHPTFIFFGGEPLCNIRYITEIIDTYTSEFQGNASFQIQTNGILISKIPIEALNQLEIIHISFDGTCDTISNSRGSEVYHKICESINWLQSVGYKGLVIGRATITEDGDIGKDLLSLYEHFDYIHFQLDSRLDGSEKVFLSKLITGYEILMNRWLEDIDSGTCKKIILPFLSLAMIRKEGVKEKHNYLHCLSGYKGITIDVDGNIFVCPEGAGDNVHGDTAACSMGNIYSDSLTPSLHQPDTRCYVCDLFEVCRGRCRWNSYGIYCDSVRSLVSIVDKYIDTIYLYHMSFSKGTLDKLLYCSEPIP; translated from the coding sequence ATGGACTGTAATGATGATTTCGTTAAATTTAAACAGTTGGACATATCAGATGACACAAGCTTCCACCAATTCTTAGAAAGTATCAGCAAAGACAAAATATTCTTTTTAAATCTAACAGCTGGATTAGATACATATAAAATTAGACAGACTATCAATGAATTTGATTCCATATATATAGATACAGCCTGTAGTTCAATAAAATATAAGGACGAATATCGATACTCTGAACTAATGCCCTATACATACCAGCAGGTAAATGAGCATGGTAATACATTTTTGATGTGTTGCGGTTTAAATCCGGGCATCATTGAAATAATGATTCGTTTTGTCATATTCGAGCATTTCAAAGATTCAGAAAAAATTGACATTACGATATTTGAAAGAGATACCATCTCTACAGCAAACCAATTTGAAGGGAATGCTCCTGTAAGCTGGTCTGTTGATACTTTGGTTGATGAAGTTGTACTTTCCCCAACGCTTGAGATACACAACAATGATCTAATTGAAGCAAGCTCAGCACCAACGCAAATAGGCTATATTTCATGGTTTGGAGAAATTATTCCTGCACGTTTAGTTGGACATGAGGATATATGGAATTTACATGATTTAAAAAATATAAAGGTTAGAAATTGCGTCTATGCATATTCCTTCAGTGATGATGTAATGAATATTTTGTCGGATAAAATGGAATGCGCAAAAAATCATCTTTACCTTCCTGATAGCCAACAAGAGCTTTTTGGAAATGATACGATTGTGGTTAAGATTTCAGATGCTGATAGAGGTGTTTCTAAAGTCTACGGATGGAGCATTGATCATAACGAAACATGGAGAAAATATCATATAAATTCTGTGCAATTCCAGGTAAGTGCTTCAGTCCGCTTTTTCTGTGATTTAATCCGTGAATCTTTGATTGAACCAAATAATGGTTGCAATGCCACCCAATTGCCTATTCAAAATTCGCTTTGGGGTAAGTTGCGGCAAAAAATGCATGATCTAAGCATTTTTTGGGAAGAAATTCCAAAAGATTCTATATGTCTCGAATCTGAAAGAGTGCTTAAGTCGGATACGGGTATTGATGTCACCATAAAAGACAGTGATATTTCTGGAATTGGCGCATACGCTAAGCAAAACATTCAAAAAGGTGCAATAATTACATCTATAGATGGAGAACTTTATAGCACTAAGGAATTTCTAGATTCATATGATGAAACTAGTGACCGTTTTGTTCAAGTCGGAGTAAACGAATATCTTGGTCCGATGAAAGGGTCCAAGGCACAACAGTCAATAGATGAGTTCTTAAACCATTCCTGCGACCCAAACTGTGCTTTTATCTCCTATGAAGATGGTTTTGCTTTCCAAGCAATAAAATATATTGAATTGGGAGAAGAGCTAACTTGGGATTACTCGACTACGATAAACTATGAAGATAAGCCCGTCCAATGCATGTGTGGCTCAAGTAACTGTAGGAGTCAGATTAGAGCGTTCTGGGAGTTGCCCGAAAAGGTTAAAGTCTTCTACTTAGAGAGATCTTATGTGCCTAATTATATATTGGAATTATCAAACTACAAACTGACAAAAAATCCACCGCATGATTTATATATTAATTTGCACACAACTACTTCTTGTAATTTAAGATGTAAATATTGTTATGAGAAAAGAGGCATAAATAGAACGCCGACATACAGCAAATCAGAACTAAAGAACTATTTAGATAAAGTGAATTGCACACATCCAACATTTATTTTTTTTGGAGGTGAGCCACTTTGTAATATCCGATATATCACAGAAATTATTGATACTTACACAAGTGAATTTCAAGGAAACGCCTCATTTCAGATTCAAACAAATGGCATTTTGATCAGTAAAATCCCAATTGAAGCTCTTAACCAACTGGAAATAATTCACATATCATTTGATGGAACGTGTGATACAATTTCTAACTCCAGAGGAAGTGAAGTCTATCATAAAATTTGTGAATCTATTAATTGGCTTCAGTCTGTTGGGTATAAAGGTCTCGTTATTGGGCGTGCTACTATTACTGAAGATGGGGATATTGGGAAAGACCTTCTAAGCTTATATGAACATTTTGATTACATTCATTTTCAACTTGATAGTCGACTAGATGGATCGGAAAAAGTTTTTCTTTCAAAATTGATAACTGGTTATGAAATACTAATGAACAGGTGGCTTGAAGATATCGATTCTGGTACTTGCAAAAAAATCATACTACCTTTTTTATCATTAGCTATGATTAGAAAGGAAGGTGTTAAAGAAAAGCATAATTATCTTCACTGCCTATCTGGATATAAAGGTATTACTATAGATGTGGATGGCAATATATTCGTATGCCCCGAAGGAGCTGGCGATAACGTCCATGGTGACACTGCAGCTTGCTCAATGGGAAACATTTATTCCGACTCTTTAACGCCTTCATTGCATCAGCCCGATACAAGATGCTATGTGTGTGATCTATTTGAAGTGTGTCGGGGGCGTTGTAGATGGAACAGCTATGGAATTTATTGCGATTCAGTCAGATCTTTAGTTAGCATCGTAGATAAATATATTGATACTATCTATCTGTATCATATGAGTTTTAGCAAAGGAACTTTGGATAAATTGCTGTATTGTTCAGAACCAATACCATGA
- a CDS encoding AAA family ATPase yields MIDYLWEWAEETGNWAKILVQKVVQKEGHLVEAERDEVYSAFLQGIGLGKKGQETPEITRPAFSASAVDIELVKISDICGVNRLASKQSLEFSKDMTVVYGENGTGKTGYGRVLKNFGYCYDAETKIHPDVNGGCSCKQSALITYKAGGIDQVFTWDGANECIDLAGISFFNNNCVHLSLDGERTLLVSPIGFHLFTVMIKELDELSKLHKAKIATIDTSLSWEDSLHDETEVQKCVSSLNKKTRDKDIDDLALFTVKHEADLKAKKDEIKKVNKELLSKEITDRNQHITELDRLIKVIEGQQTKVSEKSLKEFAENLTSLDMLKSKEQVGLKDVVEEKGVQLYDSPEFIAFIKAADQYITKIGKKNYPSGEEEVCVYCQQKLSDKSSLELLQSYRKLLNDTTQQDIAKVTKNIKIFADIIALFSEENQFNIAVYGIDDDSAAIQPDFLKTYNSAIKELKKVVSRQVAKDVADYKFAVPFDETISTLEAKKEEIEISLANKNETLSNLNEVEAKLQKAINELEDRKTLSENMADVTTALAKFKIKYVLESNSKLFSSRKISDKTTAARNELVADEFQKTFEAELKFFRRSNAPVSMSFKTDKGQSKIVQSISDSYKLNEILSEGEQKAIALAEFLTELQFDKGKSPAVFDDPVTSLDHKIIDEVARRLLKLSKERQVIIFTHSILLLNSIRQLSTSPLYSGVMLNMYEVQMDEKNTGYLERIRAPKEESFNKFKADISNIFNLPAEERDSKRDQLAADGYGLLRSAIEVLVESHVLCGTVRRYQKNVAVTNFEKIKTDKIDEHRENLSIIFSRCCGFIDGHTNPDEIPDKPDLYSLKADFDAVQVIFKAFN; encoded by the coding sequence GTGATCGACTATCTTTGGGAATGGGCCGAAGAAACCGGGAACTGGGCAAAGATTCTTGTTCAGAAGGTAGTCCAGAAAGAAGGCCACTTGGTAGAAGCTGAAAGGGACGAGGTCTATTCCGCTTTTCTGCAGGGCATTGGTCTTGGTAAAAAGGGACAGGAAACTCCAGAAATCACGAGGCCCGCATTTAGTGCTTCAGCAGTAGATATTGAGCTTGTTAAAATTAGCGATATTTGCGGTGTAAACCGTCTTGCCTCTAAACAGTCCCTTGAGTTCTCCAAGGACATGACCGTAGTTTATGGTGAGAACGGAACTGGTAAAACTGGTTATGGTCGTGTTCTAAAGAATTTTGGATACTGCTACGATGCTGAAACCAAGATTCATCCTGACGTAAATGGTGGCTGTAGTTGCAAACAGTCAGCCTTGATTACTTACAAGGCAGGAGGCATAGACCAAGTATTCACTTGGGACGGAGCCAATGAGTGTATCGATTTGGCTGGCATTTCTTTTTTCAACAATAATTGCGTTCATTTAAGTTTGGATGGTGAACGGACTTTGTTGGTAAGTCCTATTGGATTCCACCTATTCACCGTTATGATCAAAGAGTTAGACGAACTGTCAAAGCTTCATAAAGCAAAGATTGCGACGATAGACACCTCTCTATCATGGGAAGATTCTTTGCATGACGAAACCGAGGTGCAAAAATGCGTTTCTTCTTTAAATAAAAAGACAAGAGATAAAGATATCGATGATCTTGCCTTATTTACAGTTAAGCATGAGGCTGACCTGAAGGCCAAAAAAGACGAGATAAAAAAGGTCAACAAAGAACTTCTGAGCAAAGAGATCACTGACCGAAATCAGCATATCACTGAGCTTGATAGGCTAATCAAGGTTATTGAAGGACAGCAGACCAAAGTGTCTGAAAAGTCTTTGAAAGAATTTGCTGAGAACCTTACCAGCCTGGATATGCTAAAGAGTAAGGAACAGGTCGGTCTAAAAGATGTTGTCGAGGAGAAAGGGGTTCAGCTTTACGACTCTCCTGAGTTCATAGCTTTCATCAAGGCAGCTGACCAGTACATCACCAAGATCGGCAAAAAAAATTACCCGTCAGGGGAAGAAGAGGTTTGCGTTTACTGTCAACAGAAATTGTCTGACAAATCCTCGCTTGAGTTGTTGCAAAGCTATCGAAAGCTTCTGAACGATACAACTCAACAAGACATTGCCAAGGTTACAAAAAATATAAAAATTTTTGCAGACATAATTGCTTTGTTTTCAGAGGAAAACCAATTCAATATTGCTGTGTATGGGATAGATGATGACTCTGCCGCAATCCAGCCAGATTTTTTAAAGACGTACAACTCTGCGATTAAAGAACTAAAAAAGGTTGTCTCGCGCCAGGTTGCAAAAGATGTCGCAGATTATAAATTCGCAGTACCATTCGATGAAACTATTTCAACTTTGGAGGCCAAAAAAGAAGAAATTGAAATCTCTCTGGCAAACAAAAATGAAACTCTTTCAAACCTCAACGAGGTAGAAGCTAAGCTGCAAAAGGCAATCAATGAATTGGAAGACAGGAAGACACTCAGCGAGAATATGGCAGATGTCACAACCGCTCTTGCTAAGTTTAAAATCAAATATGTCCTTGAATCAAACTCCAAGCTGTTCTCGTCTAGGAAAATCAGCGACAAGACCACTGCTGCGCGAAATGAGTTAGTCGCTGATGAATTCCAGAAGACCTTTGAAGCTGAGTTAAAATTTTTTAGACGTTCAAATGCTCCTGTGAGCATGAGCTTTAAGACTGACAAGGGGCAGTCCAAAATTGTTCAGTCTATCAGCGATAGCTACAAATTAAATGAAATTTTGAGCGAGGGAGAGCAGAAGGCAATTGCTCTCGCTGAATTTTTGACTGAGCTGCAATTTGATAAAGGCAAGTCTCCTGCGGTCTTCGATGATCCTGTCACCAGTCTTGACCACAAAATTATTGATGAAGTCGCCAGACGACTTTTAAAGCTGTCAAAAGAGAGGCAAGTGATTATCTTTACGCACAGTATTCTTCTTCTAAACAGTATCAGGCAGCTATCTACATCTCCGCTCTATTCAGGCGTAATGCTCAATATGTATGAAGTTCAAATGGATGAAAAGAATACAGGGTACTTAGAACGGATTCGTGCTCCCAAAGAAGAGTCTTTTAATAAGTTTAAAGCTGATATTAGCAATATATTCAATCTCCCCGCTGAAGAGCGCGATTCAAAGAGAGATCAGTTGGCTGCTGATGGGTACGGCCTTTTGAGATCTGCTATTGAGGTCCTAGTAGAATCGCACGTGCTTTGCGGTACGGTAAGAAGGTATCAGAAGAATGTTGCCGTTACGAATTTCGAAAAAATTAAGACCGACAAGATTGATGAGCATCGAGAGAACTTGTCGATCATTTTCAGTCGCTGTTGTGGGTTCATTGACGGGCATACGAACCCTGATGAAATCCCAGACAAGCCCGACCTTTACTCTTTGAAGGCAGACTTTGATGCTGTCCAGGTAATATTCAAGGCATTTAATTAA
- a CDS encoding radical SAM/SPASM domain-containing protein: protein MKVENIIHDKYGDLSAHDAVIIHNKKCALDYPKEHTPLYIHLTVTMKCNAGCKGCINSCITFNSSTIKKNHDSVPERDAAAIIQLINRDNATDVAVCFYGGEPLLAPRSIIKTIEILENSKPSKCHIKYMLYTNGMNIPEAISTHDIFLDNIWLYSISIDGEQKQHDNIRIGTNYKQIVDNLRQLRDKKCSAQKLMWTTLREKQSLRSAFNSFVSLESESLVNHFFWHFVEEDDPFCDLRSFSKDYENDLHYIMRTYIDRMKVCGSILSILHINELILYLLCRKNRGSSACGVELSRNYDIVSGNIQTCADLPMEYSLGRINDDGSISINDQDLSHLVEYKKVLNCYDCGIHAYCGGRCPVQAITSNAVRVNQYCQLLRLHVAVVSEYIDEIRDVMKIKMISVDDIYSESAYFVQFTDVTP, encoded by the coding sequence TTGAAAGTAGAAAATATTATTCATGATAAATATGGTGACCTCAGTGCACATGATGCAGTCATTATTCATAATAAGAAATGCGCACTGGATTATCCCAAAGAGCATACTCCACTTTACATCCATCTAACGGTAACCATGAAGTGTAATGCAGGGTGTAAAGGCTGTATAAACTCTTGTATTACTTTTAACAGCTCTACGATCAAAAAAAATCATGATAGTGTTCCTGAGCGAGATGCGGCAGCAATCATCCAATTAATTAATAGGGATAATGCTACTGATGTTGCAGTGTGTTTTTATGGAGGAGAACCTCTTCTTGCTCCACGTTCTATCATAAAAACAATTGAAATCCTTGAGAACAGCAAGCCGTCAAAATGTCACATAAAATATATGCTTTACACCAATGGAATGAATATTCCTGAAGCCATATCTACACATGATATATTTCTAGATAATATTTGGCTTTACTCTATTTCGATAGATGGCGAGCAAAAGCAGCATGACAATATCCGGATAGGAACAAATTACAAGCAGATAGTAGACAACTTGCGACAACTCAGAGACAAAAAATGCTCAGCACAAAAACTGATGTGGACAACATTAAGAGAAAAGCAGTCTTTAAGAAGTGCTTTCAATTCATTTGTTAGCCTCGAGTCAGAATCTTTGGTTAACCATTTCTTTTGGCATTTTGTTGAGGAGGATGATCCATTCTGCGACCTTCGATCTTTCTCAAAAGATTACGAGAATGATCTTCACTATATCATGAGGACATACATTGATCGGATGAAAGTTTGCGGTTCGATTTTGTCAATCTTGCATATAAATGAATTAATTTTATATTTGCTATGCAGGAAAAATCGGGGTTCTTCAGCATGTGGAGTCGAGTTATCCAGAAATTACGACATTGTGTCGGGGAATATACAAACATGCGCTGATCTTCCGATGGAATATAGTCTAGGCAGGATAAATGATGATGGGTCCATCAGTATTAATGACCAAGACCTATCGCATCTAGTTGAATATAAGAAAGTGTTAAATTGCTATGATTGTGGCATTCATGCCTACTGTGGAGGCAGATGCCCAGTACAAGCAATTACAAGTAACGCTGTAAGAGTAAATCAATATTGCCAATTGTTGCGTTTGCATGTTGCAGTTGTTTCTGAGTACATCGATGAAATAAGAGATGTCATGAAGATAAAAATGATATCAGTAGATGACATATATAGTGAGTCAGCATACTTCGTTCAATTTACAGATGTAACTCCATAA
- a CDS encoding Tex family protein: protein MNDNHIQRISKELALSGRHVQAVASLLGEGATVPFISRYRKEATGSMDEVAVGKIRDRLTELAELDKRRDSILSSLAERDLLTDELKTAIGNARDKTILEDIYLPYRPKRQTRASIAKERGLAPLAKLIFRQVGVDPALEAKRFVDADKGVPDVETALAGARDIIAEDVSERSGIRGALRVLFVKRGRFQSKVVKKMMEEGQKFRDWFDWDEPLVRVPGHRALAMFRGEKEKVLRLSLRPADDDGVALLVRELVHGSGPDAREVEAALEDCYKRLLRPSIENEVRSEIKKRADAEAIGVFASNLRELLLAAPLGQKRVLALDPGFRTGAKLTVLDAQGALRDHTTIYPTGSKKQQADAAHILRNLCSRYDVEAVAIGNGTAGRETETFVRELGLGIPVILVNESGASIYSASEAARREFPDLDLTVRGSVSIGRRLMDPLAGLVKIDPKSIGVGQYQHDVDQVALKKGLDDVVERCVNSVGVDLNTASVELLTHVSGLGPVLAENIVAYRDANGSFASRRELLKVPRLGPKAFEQAAGFLRVKGKEILDGSAVHPERYELVKRMAKDAGCSVSELVANEDSRARVDIEAYVSDEVGLPTLRDIMNELAKPGRDPRAEFSVFSFAEGVSDIKDLHEGMKLPGIVTNVTKFGAFVDIGVHQDGLVHISQLSDSFVRDPSDVVAAGKEVEVTVLSIDVQRRRIGLSMKRG, encoded by the coding sequence TTGAACGACAATCATATCCAGCGCATCTCGAAAGAGCTGGCGCTCTCCGGCAGGCATGTACAGGCCGTGGCCTCTCTCCTCGGCGAAGGGGCCACGGTCCCGTTCATCTCTCGCTATCGCAAGGAAGCCACGGGCAGCATGGACGAGGTGGCCGTCGGCAAGATCCGCGACCGGCTCACCGAGCTGGCCGAACTGGACAAGCGCCGCGACTCCATCCTTTCCTCTTTGGCCGAACGGGACCTCCTCACCGATGAACTCAAAACAGCCATCGGGAACGCCAGGGACAAAACGATCCTTGAGGACATCTATCTTCCGTACCGTCCCAAACGCCAGACCCGCGCGAGCATTGCCAAGGAACGCGGCCTGGCTCCTTTGGCAAAGCTGATCTTCAGGCAGGTGGGCGTTGATCCCGCATTGGAGGCGAAACGCTTTGTCGACGCCGACAAGGGTGTCCCCGACGTTGAGACCGCCCTTGCCGGAGCGCGCGACATCATTGCCGAAGACGTCAGCGAGCGGTCCGGGATACGCGGTGCCCTCCGCGTCCTGTTCGTGAAGCGGGGCCGTTTTCAGTCCAAGGTCGTCAAGAAGATGATGGAGGAAGGGCAGAAATTCCGGGATTGGTTCGACTGGGACGAGCCGCTTGTGCGCGTGCCGGGACATCGGGCCCTGGCCATGTTCAGAGGCGAGAAGGAAAAGGTTCTCCGGCTCTCTCTGCGACCGGCGGACGATGACGGCGTGGCCCTGCTGGTCCGCGAGCTGGTCCACGGTTCCGGCCCCGATGCCCGGGAGGTCGAGGCGGCCCTTGAAGACTGCTACAAGCGACTGCTTCGCCCCTCCATCGAAAACGAGGTCCGTTCGGAAATCAAGAAGAGGGCGGACGCCGAAGCCATTGGCGTCTTCGCCTCGAACCTGCGCGAGCTGTTGCTCGCTGCGCCCCTTGGCCAGAAGCGCGTGCTGGCCCTTGATCCCGGTTTTCGAACGGGTGCCAAGCTCACCGTTCTCGACGCCCAGGGCGCACTCCGGGATCACACCACGATCTACCCGACCGGCTCGAAGAAGCAGCAGGCCGACGCGGCGCACATACTGCGCAATCTGTGTTCACGGTACGACGTCGAAGCCGTGGCGATAGGCAACGGCACGGCGGGCCGCGAGACCGAAACCTTTGTGCGCGAGCTTGGGCTCGGTATTCCCGTCATTCTGGTCAACGAGTCCGGTGCCTCCATATATTCGGCCTCCGAAGCGGCCAGGCGCGAGTTCCCGGACCTTGATCTCACCGTGCGCGGCTCCGTCTCCATCGGCCGCAGGCTCATGGACCCGCTGGCCGGGCTGGTCAAGATCGATCCCAAGTCGATCGGCGTGGGACAATACCAGCACGACGTGGATCAGGTCGCCTTGAAAAAGGGGCTCGACGACGTTGTGGAGCGGTGCGTGAACTCCGTAGGCGTGGACCTGAACACCGCCAGCGTGGAGCTGCTCACCCACGTCTCCGGTCTTGGCCCGGTGTTGGCCGAGAACATCGTGGCTTACCGCGACGCGAACGGATCGTTTGCTTCACGGCGCGAGTTGCTCAAGGTGCCCCGGCTTGGCCCCAAGGCCTTTGAACAGGCCGCCGGATTCCTCCGCGTCAAGGGCAAGGAGATTCTCGACGGCAGCGCCGTCCATCCCGAGCGGTATGAGCTGGTGAAAAGGATGGCCAAGGACGCCGGGTGCTCTGTTTCCGAACTGGTCGCAAATGAGGATTCCCGGGCTCGCGTGGACATCGAAGCGTATGTTTCCGATGAGGTGGGCCTGCCGACCCTCCGGGACATCATGAATGAACTGGCCAAGCCCGGCCGCGACCCGCGAGCCGAGTTCAGCGTGTTTTCCTTTGCCGAAGGTGTGAGCGACATCAAGGATCTGCACGAGGGCATGAAGCTGCCCGGCATCGTCACCAACGTCACCAAGTTCGGGGCCTTCGTCGATATCGGCGTCCATCAGGACGGCCTGGTGCATATCAGCCAGCTCTCGGACAGCTTTGTCCGTGATCCTTCGGACGTCGTGGCCGCCGGCAAAGAGGTGGAAGTGACCGTGCTCAGCATCGATGTTCAACGGCGGCGAATCGGATTGAGCATGAAAAGAGGATAA
- a CDS encoding RNA polymerase sigma factor — translation MAGQLEDVQVIERVLDGDRDAFALLLQRHEAHVARLVSAHVPAGQSAEVAHEAFIRAFRGLPSYRPVKPFRNWLTTIALRCCKDYWRREYRNREAPVSDLSEDGQRWLDTALASDSRETFETQVRQREYREILNAVLARLAPLDRMVLTLSYIEERTTGETAEMLGISVPNVKVRAFRAKRKLKGFLKRYGIQGEEHEA, via the coding sequence ATGGCCGGACAACTGGAAGACGTACAGGTCATCGAGCGGGTGCTCGATGGCGACCGGGACGCTTTTGCGCTCCTGTTGCAACGGCACGAGGCCCACGTGGCCCGGCTGGTGTCCGCCCATGTCCCGGCGGGCCAGTCGGCCGAGGTGGCCCACGAGGCGTTCATCCGCGCCTTCAGGGGATTGCCGTCCTACCGTCCGGTGAAGCCGTTCAGGAACTGGCTGACCACCATCGCCCTCCGCTGCTGCAAGGATTACTGGCGAAGGGAGTACCGGAACAGGGAAGCTCCGGTGTCCGATTTGAGCGAGGACGGGCAGCGCTGGCTGGACACGGCGCTGGCCTCGGACTCCAGGGAGACGTTCGAGACCCAGGTCCGGCAGCGGGAATACAGGGAGATCCTGAACGCCGTGCTGGCCCGACTGGCCCCCCTGGACCGCATGGTCCTGACCTTGAGTTACATCGAGGAACGGACGACCGGGGAAACGGCGGAGATGCTCGGCATCAGCGTACCCAACGTCAAGGTGCGCGCCTTCCGGGCGAAACGGAAGCTCAAGGGCTTTCTCAAACGCTACGGCATCCAAGGAGAGGAGCATGAAGCGTAA